In one window of Candidatus Sulfuricurvum sp. RIFRC-1 DNA:
- a CDS encoding cupin domain-containing protein codes for MTYASFTADVIFGDTQPVITPLITNEFTKEIRIVFRAGQSMKAHKTSFPITVMIVSGEIDFGIGEERMIFGAGDVIALKPNVIHDLNAIEDSIVRLSLHKGDSVARVSGVLKL; via the coding sequence ATGACCTATGCTTCATTTACGGCAGATGTGATCTTCGGCGATACACAGCCTGTTATTACTCCGCTCATCACGAATGAATTTACGAAAGAGATCCGAATCGTTTTCCGAGCAGGGCAATCGATGAAAGCGCATAAAACATCATTTCCGATCACGGTGATGATTGTTTCGGGAGAGATCGATTTTGGAATAGGAGAAGAGAGAATGATTTTCGGCGCAGGGGATGTCATTGCATTGAAACCAAATGTTATACACGACCTTAATGCCATTGAAGATTCGATTGTTCGTCTAAGTCTGCATAAAGGAGACAGTGTCGCACGTGTGAGCGGGGTACTTAAGCTATAA
- the hisG gene encoding ATP phosphoribosyltransferase — protein sequence MLSVALPKGRIAEDTLEIFETIFGSSFKFDDRKLILQTENFKFLLVRNQDVATYVYHQAADIGVVGLDTLEEQGLDVIRLLDLQKGKCRVAIGMRAGEKPDFTKSEIKVATKMVNITKRYFAERAVAADIIKLYGSIELAPLVGLADMIVDVVETGSTMKQNGLEVVETIMESTTHLIANKNSFFEKKSEILDIYEKINALLYGK from the coding sequence ATGCTAAGTGTCGCACTCCCAAAAGGGCGAATTGCCGAAGATACGTTGGAAATATTTGAAACGATTTTCGGAAGCAGTTTTAAATTTGATGATCGCAAATTGATCCTTCAGACCGAAAATTTTAAATTTTTGTTGGTACGTAATCAGGATGTTGCAACCTATGTCTATCACCAAGCGGCCGATATCGGTGTCGTAGGTCTCGATACTCTTGAAGAGCAGGGGTTGGATGTGATCCGCCTTTTGGACCTGCAAAAAGGGAAATGCCGTGTTGCGATCGGGATGCGTGCGGGGGAAAAACCGGACTTTACCAAAAGCGAAATAAAAGTCGCGACCAAAATGGTGAACATTACCAAGCGCTATTTTGCCGAACGTGCGGTAGCCGCCGATATTATCAAACTCTACGGTTCCATTGAACTTGCTCCCCTCGTCGGGCTTGCCGATATGATTGTCGATGTCGTCGAAACGGGCAGTACGATGAAACAAAATGGATTGGAAGTGGTTGAAACAATTATGGAATCAACCACCCATCTGATCGCCAATAAAAACAGTTTTTTCGAGAAAAAAAGTGAGATATTAGATATTTACGAAAAAATAAACGCTCTTTTGTACGGAAAATAA
- a CDS encoding glycine zipper 2TM domain-containing protein, with amino-acid sequence MSKIILPVALSVLFSTSAVMAENFSTVEYVNVIRSTPNYSTIQEEVPSQKCYDVQEQVSSGGTNNDVIGAVVGGALGGVLGHQVGGGKGKTAATVGGAVLGTLAGQNVGSKYNTPSSTTYQTVRKCENITTVKTRQVVDGYINYAKFKGREISVESNSALKQIPVTVTYSY; translated from the coding sequence ATGTCAAAGATTATTTTACCTGTTGCTTTATCGGTGCTTTTTTCTACGTCAGCGGTAATGGCGGAGAATTTTTCGACGGTTGAATACGTTAACGTGATACGATCAACGCCTAACTACTCAACGATTCAAGAAGAGGTTCCTAGCCAAAAGTGCTACGACGTACAAGAGCAAGTCAGTTCGGGCGGAACGAACAATGATGTTATCGGTGCTGTTGTCGGAGGTGCTTTAGGCGGTGTTCTAGGACATCAAGTCGGCGGCGGAAAAGGTAAAACGGCGGCAACTGTCGGTGGAGCGGTGCTCGGAACGCTAGCCGGTCAAAACGTAGGGAGCAAGTACAATACCCCTTCTTCAACAACGTATCAAACCGTTCGCAAATGTGAGAATATTACAACTGTAAAAACCCGTCAAGTAGTGGATGGCTATATCAATTACGCCAAATTTAAGGGAAGAGAAATCAGTGTCGAGAGCAATAGCGCATTGAAACAGATTCCTGTTACCGTCACCTACAGCTATTAA
- a CDS encoding type III pantothenate kinase, translated as MILCDIGNTSVDLFMDGKRTKLSVADFNPVTLHDDVYYVSVNASLNERICDLMNWHDLRAFIDWDKYYSTMGIDRIMVCEAVNEGVVVDAGSAITVDLMRDGLYQGGFIALGLRAAQEAYSRLSPALNVSFNFEVDLTIMAKNTPDALTVGFLAPLIEKIERLGKPIFLTGGDAHLLSRFLPEAVVREDLIFQGMNKLIEKGVKC; from the coding sequence ATGATATTATGTGACATCGGCAATACCTCGGTTGATTTGTTCATGGATGGTAAACGTACCAAGCTTAGTGTAGCTGATTTTAATCCCGTGACACTTCACGACGATGTCTATTATGTCAGTGTTAATGCTTCTTTGAATGAACGTATTTGTGACCTCATGAATTGGCATGATCTGCGAGCATTTATCGACTGGGATAAATACTATTCCACAATGGGAATTGATCGGATCATGGTGTGTGAAGCGGTTAATGAGGGGGTTGTCGTCGATGCGGGGAGTGCCATAACGGTTGATTTGATGCGAGATGGTCTCTATCAGGGTGGATTTATTGCGTTAGGGCTTCGTGCAGCTCAGGAAGCGTATTCAAGACTCTCTCCTGCATTAAACGTGTCATTTAACTTTGAGGTTGATTTGACTATAATGGCGAAAAATACTCCTGATGCACTCACGGTCGGTTTTTTGGCTCCTTTGATTGAAAAGATTGAGCGTCTTGGAAAACCCATTTTCTTGACCGGAGGGGATGCACATCTGTTGTCTCGTTTTTTACCCGAGGCAGTTGTGAGGGAAGATTTGATCTTCCAGGGGATGAATAAGTTGATAGAAAAAGGTGTTAAATGCTAA
- a CDS encoding ORF6N domain-containing protein, whose amino-acid sequence MNEVTASIDDSIKNKIYSIRGMQVMLDRDLAELYDVKPIRLREQVKRNRARFPDDFMFQLNDNEVEIMVSQNAIPSKQHLGGSLPYVFTEQGVASISGVLTNKIAIEINIKIMRAFVEMRRFISNNALIFQRLDSLEQKQFKTDDKVEAILNAIEDKSIKPKQGIFYDGQVYDAYIFVSDLIKSADESIVLIDNYVDDTVLTLLSKREAKVKTTIYTKNITKQLELDLKKHNAQYPNIELKKFDSSHDRFLIIDAKEVYHIGASLKDLGKKWFAFSKFDVGAFNILEKLKN is encoded by the coding sequence ATGAACGAAGTCACAGCCTCTATCGATGACAGCATCAAAAATAAAATCTACAGCATTCGCGGAATGCAGGTGATGTTGGATAGAGATTTGGCGGAGCTTTATGATGTTAAGCCTATAAGATTAAGAGAACAAGTAAAAAGAAATAGAGCTAGATTCCCTGATGATTTTATGTTTCAACTAAATGATAATGAAGTTGAGATTATGGTATCGCAAAATGCGATACCTTCAAAACAACATCTTGGCGGTAGTTTGCCTTATGTATTTACTGAGCAAGGGGTAGCAAGCATATCGGGTGTATTAACAAACAAAATTGCTATTGAAATAAATATAAAAATCATGAGAGCTTTTGTAGAGATGCGAAGATTTATCTCAAATAATGCTTTGATTTTTCAAAGACTCGATTCATTGGAGCAAAAACAGTTCAAAACCGATGATAAAGTAGAAGCGATACTGAATGCCATCGAAGATAAATCCATCAAACCAAAACAGGGCATCTTTTACGATGGGCAAGTTTATGATGCGTATATCTTTGTATCGGATTTAATTAAAAGTGCCGATGAAAGTATTGTGTTGATTGATAATTATGTCGATGATACAGTTCTGACGTTGCTTTCTAAACGAGAGGCAAAAGTTAAAACCACTATTTACACCAAAAATATCACTAAACAGCTAGAACTTGATCTCAAAAAACATAATGCACAATATCCAAATATAGAGCTAAAAAAGTTCGATTCATCCCACGATCGGTTTTTGATAATTGATGCTAAAGAAGTTTATCATATCGGTGCAAGTCTCAAAGATTTGGGCAAAAAGTGGTTTGCATTTTCAAAATTTGATGTGGGTGCGTTTAATATATTAGAAAAGTTAAAAAATTGA
- a CDS encoding tyrosine-type recombinase/integrase, producing MSKELEAFIEYITVIKALSPRTISAYSHDLNEIEHTSEKCLTELDSNTVFRVLGTIANKRTLNRKLSAFNSFLDFCHRNRFNSVSSKFPLSKVPKNLPKYLSFETIQSGLRLVDRSEWIGLRDYALLLFLYATGVRVSECLMVEEGDIEGEWLRIRHGKGEKERYVPIAPEALKALRVYQESCPYRRSHLWLNYRGESLSRISAFKITQKYLGVSPHALRHSYATALILGGADLRVVQELLGHASLLTTQIYTHVQKQNLQETVLKHHPMAHC from the coding sequence ATGTCGAAAGAGCTTGAAGCTTTTATCGAATATATTACGGTTATCAAAGCGCTGAGTCCTCGAACGATCTCAGCCTATAGCCATGATTTAAATGAAATCGAGCATACTTCAGAGAAATGTCTCACTGAGCTTGATTCCAACACGGTTTTCCGTGTTCTTGGAACGATTGCGAATAAACGAACGCTTAACCGTAAACTCTCTGCCTTTAACTCTTTTCTCGATTTTTGTCACCGTAACCGCTTTAATTCTGTATCTTCCAAATTTCCCCTCTCCAAAGTTCCGAAAAATCTCCCTAAATACCTTAGTTTTGAAACCATCCAATCCGGCCTAAGATTAGTTGATCGGAGCGAATGGATTGGGTTGCGGGATTATGCACTTCTCCTATTTTTATACGCGACGGGAGTTCGTGTCAGTGAATGTTTGATGGTGGAAGAGGGGGATATCGAAGGGGAATGGCTTCGTATTCGTCACGGTAAAGGGGAGAAAGAGCGTTATGTCCCCATAGCCCCAGAGGCATTAAAGGCACTTCGTGTGTATCAAGAATCGTGCCCCTATCGGCGTTCACACCTTTGGCTGAACTACAGAGGAGAGTCTCTCAGTCGAATTTCTGCGTTTAAAATCACCCAAAAATATCTGGGTGTCTCTCCCCATGCATTGCGTCATTCATATGCAACGGCATTGATACTCGGCGGGGCTGATTTACGCGTTGTCCAAGAGTTACTGGGACACGCATCACTGTTGACGACACAGATATACACCCATGTACAAAAACAGAATCTTCAAGAGACGGTATTGAAACATCATCCGATGGCACATTGTTAA
- a CDS encoding PQQ-binding-like beta-propeller repeat protein has protein sequence MKLTTLILSLGALVLFSGCSHKEVYKPENVKGEWRNAGHLSASIAQSTQSAALLDNGRLLTKEGEKNIKIPENYRLINANGAWVITESPEGNLVLFPEDGTDAKVTFELKRGVAAASIQDDSVAILFTNNEMAIYSLESKKLLFKESSNAPIAVDARVANPHFLKELVLFLTLDGKIVIVNSETKKVLRSVVVSSDEFFNNITYMNVVDNNLVASTGTAVLALSQKEAREKYEIRNIAYTADGIWLTTKQGEIIALSPTLQFKAKKKFPFAHFVGISVQNDRVYALEQEGYMIALTKNLLAYDVYDIDMDSDNKIFLGDGRFYFDDRYINIK, from the coding sequence ATGAAATTAACGACATTGATACTATCTTTGGGTGCGCTTGTTTTATTTAGCGGATGTTCACACAAAGAGGTCTATAAGCCTGAAAACGTGAAGGGTGAATGGCGGAATGCCGGACATTTAAGTGCTTCTATTGCTCAATCAACACAATCAGCTGCCTTGTTGGATAACGGCCGTTTGTTGACCAAAGAGGGGGAGAAAAATATTAAAATCCCTGAAAATTACCGTTTAATCAATGCAAATGGCGCATGGGTAATCACCGAAAGTCCTGAGGGGAATCTCGTCCTTTTTCCGGAAGACGGAACCGATGCCAAGGTAACTTTTGAACTCAAACGCGGTGTTGCTGCAGCGAGTATTCAAGACGATAGCGTTGCTATATTGTTCACCAATAATGAAATGGCAATTTATTCGCTTGAGAGTAAAAAACTCCTTTTTAAAGAGTCTTCCAATGCTCCTATCGCTGTTGATGCCCGTGTAGCAAACCCCCATTTCCTGAAAGAATTGGTACTCTTTTTAACCCTTGATGGAAAAATCGTCATTGTTAACTCGGAGACAAAAAAGGTTCTCCGTTCGGTTGTTGTCAGTTCGGATGAATTTTTTAACAATATCACCTACATGAATGTTGTTGATAATAATCTGGTGGCATCGACCGGCACGGCGGTATTGGCGCTTTCGCAAAAAGAGGCGCGTGAAAAATATGAAATCCGAAATATCGCTTATACCGCTGATGGTATTTGGTTAACGACAAAACAGGGTGAAATCATTGCTCTTAGTCCGACATTGCAATTTAAAGCGAAAAAGAAATTTCCGTTTGCTCACTTTGTAGGGATCAGTGTCCAAAATGATCGTGTTTACGCGTTGGAGCAAGAGGGGTATATGATTGCCCTGACCAAGAACCTTTTGGCGTATGATGTTTATGATATCGACATGGACAGCGATAACAAAATTTTCCTTGGAGACGGACGTTTTTATTTTGACGACCGCTATATCAATATCAAATAA